Genomic window (Rosa chinensis cultivar Old Blush chromosome 6, RchiOBHm-V2, whole genome shotgun sequence):
atatatatatatatagcgacTCTGCTGGGGATCGAACCCAGAATCTCTGGTTTCGTAGACCAGCGCCTTATCCATTGGGCCACAGAGTCTTGCTGTTAGATACCCtgataaaaattaatttcataCATAACGGTATATTCAGAATTCAGAGACACGTCTATTTcaccgactctctctctctctctctctgagagaCTGAGACAGTGCCCTGATCGTTACGCCTTTCATGTGGGTCGGAACTCACCCTACAATTTATTTATCCTAATGCTACTTCTGCAATTGAGTTCGTGAACTAGTGCCTATAGCATCAAACATGATTTGCAAGGGGTATTATTCCATAAAAGAGACTtcaataaaagataaaagatgGGGGATTTATCACATAAATGCATGTTATACAGCACTAGAATCAAGTACACACTCAAAAAGCTGTGAAAACTGAGATTAGAAGCCATCACACTAGCTTATATTTATACTTATACTATATAGTATACACTCTTGTTGTAGTTATACATATACTACATATTCACACTCCTAGATAGTCATGAAACTGAATGGCGCCTTCGCTTCTGAAACGGGAATCTGCTCTCCGAATGCGCCTTACCCCCCAAGGTCTTGATACTATTAATCCGGAACAATGCATTGATCTTCCCCAATTTTTTGGTGAAGGATTTGAACAACTTATTTGCAGGGTGTGTCTTAACAAGCTCTTGCTTCATAGTGACATGATCTTTTTCCAAGTCTGTCAGCCTCATTCTCATTCTAGCGACTTCAAGCTTCAGCTCTCGATTCTCTCTCCGAACTGATGCGTAGTTGTCTCTAGGGGAAATGGCTCCACTGCCAGCACCACTGCCTGATCTTTGAGGGAATTGAGTGCCATTAATTGCGCCAAAGAAGAACTGATTGTGGCCACCATTCATTGCATTCCTCAGCCTGATTTGCTCAAAGTATAGGACCTGAACTGCCATCTGTACCGGTAGCCTTTCATTCTGTGCTGCATGACTGCAGGCTTCTTGGGATAGTTTCTGGCAGTCTATGGTTTTGCAAAGCCGGTACCTTTCAGAGTCCTTCATGTTTGGGTGAACCTATAAACAGAAATACAAGCATATATGTTTGAATcataaaactataaaataaaaatgcatAGACAAATTGAAAATGTTTTTGAGATGCTCACTTTGAGGAAGATATCCACAGCTCTGTAGAGTCCATCACTTACTATTCGTGCATGGTCTGGAAGTAGTTCTGCTAGAGCTGTGAACTTTGATGGTGACAAGTTTGAGTCCAATGCAACTTCGGCAAGATAATTGTCCAGTAACTTAGAGACCTTCAAGATTGAACTTTGTTTAGGAGATCCAGGGCTGTCAAAATCATAAACCATTTGACTTTCATCTCTTAACAGATTAGTATCgtcttcatcatcctcatccAAGTTCAAAAATATGGAGAAGATTCTCACTATAGTGTCGGCATCATAAATTGTGCTGTGGTTGTTTCCATGTGAGTTTGTAGGAATGAGGATGTCTTCAAGAATTGCCTGATCCAGCTGCAAACCAATCCGCCTCTCCAAATCAGATCTGCATGAAGTGGATGCTGATGCTGCAATTGCAGTTTTCAACAAACTCGAAAGAAATGCCATTGGAACTGGACTCTTCCTTGATTGTGTTGGTAGTAAACTAACAATAGCTTCAACAATGACCCTTTGTTTCTTTTGCAGTTCTAAATCGAAGAGATTTCCTTTGACCAATTGCGCATCCCTTACAACAAGACCTTGAAGAGAGTTATGGGCgtaatttatcaaaattttgcTGATCATATCCTGTTTAAGACCCTTGGTTTTCACTGCAGATAAAACCCTCTGGAAGAAGTCAAGACTAAGCACCGAAAGCGCTTTTCCCCACCAATCCGAGGGCGTTTCAGGTTCCATAGTAGCTACTTTTGAAGGAAAGTTGTGGTCAAGTTTCAGTAAGCCAGAGGTGAGCTGCTCTTTGCACGCATTGTTTGCAATTGCATTGATGAGCCTGCTAACCAGGTTGGTTTCTTCTGCTGCAGGCAAGAGTGTTTCGCAACGATGAAGAACTGCtattgattttgatatgtttggGAACACCATATCCTTTAGATAAGCTTCAGTTCTTGTTTCCAGGCTCTTCTCAGCATACTCTTCCGTCATTTCAAGAAAGTGAGCTGTGCAACGGAGCAAGGCAACATTTGCTTGTGTGATCTCAATATTATGGCCATAACAGAACTTTGCAGCTAGCTCAAATGCCTCTGCTCCGCCCGGAACAGATGGAAGAATCACACGTGAAACTTTTGAATCTTTTGCTTCAAGCAACAGTTTCCGAATCTTTCCACTCCGAGAAACTAGAGGGAACTGCAATAAAGTccacattattttttttcatttaatagACAACGGTGATGATTATTTTGCTACCGTAAACATAAATCTATAGGAACTTGTTTGAACAATAAAGTCACTAGTACTGAATTTAATTTTCCTCACCTTGTGAAGGGCAAAGCTTGATGCTCCTATCTCCACAGTAAGATCACTAGAAACATCAGAGATTGGCCTGCAAAAGATGCTTTTGTTAaatgagaaggaaaaaaaattaaacacttCAGACATCATTTAGAATTGCATGCATACATGTTGTTGATGTTTGCAAACATATCAAAAACCTTGCATGCATGAGCTTCTTCTATAATCTTTCATTGAAATATACACAATTAATTGGGTTCAATTTATGTACAGTTAGCACATCAATTAAAACTTATAAATAATGTAATCCTCCTAGCTACTAATGATTCAATATGGATGGCCGACTGTAAAACGACGACTCAATAATTGCAAAAACGAGTGGATTACATTTTGCACAGGCAGTAATGTTAGACATGCCAAGGATAAAATGATAATTTGAGGTTTTTCCGGGACTTGTTCTTCTCCGGAAATGGACGGAATTGATCGATTCACCTGCCTCGAGAGATTTCCGGGTCACTACATGGTCCACTGGGATGGTTTAGCTAGCTGGGTTTGGCTTAATGCCTTAATTTGTTGCTACTCCCATATAAAGCCAGAAGATCTGTCAAACTTAGAGAACAATTCTGCAACTTGTCTGTACGTATTTCAGGGCCTACAGATGTTGAAGGCACAAAAATAATTCATCACCAGGAAATTCAACTCATGCGTTTGGCAGTTGGCATTTCACAATGTTGATAGTGAAAGTATTGAAAATGGACACGTTTCCACCCGGACCTCCTCGTGCCGTTGTCGTTTTGATTTGAGACTGCCTCCAAGATCAAGTTCACAGGATTTATATGCCACAATGATGCACTATGAAGTTTTGTTGTCTTCCATAAATTTAAGGGGCCTAAAGATTAGGCCGGTTTAGAATCATGGCCACGAGAGTATTTCAAAAAACCCAGACtgtcttttgagttttgactgcTCAAAACCCAAACTAAGATGCAAGAATTGATAACACAGAGTTAATGCATAAACCTAAACTCTGCGACAAATGTAGAGGCACCAAGCTAAGGCCTAAATGACTACTCTGCTACGAATGGTGGAGAATAAGTTGAAGTCACCCACCATTCAATGGTGAATTTTGTGGCTTGCAAGTAGAAAATTGCAGGTAAAATATGAAGGGCTAGAAGAGAAGGAAGACGTTACCATTCTGTGGCATGCCTTATACTCGAGCTTGGACGAAAAGACCTCTTCCCTGAAATGCTAGGCTTCAATTCACCAACAGTCACAACACCCATTTCCTCAAACACCTGTGtgcaaaattcaaattcaaacttcTGCAATACAAATCCTACTACCAAGTCCTAAAACTTCAATCTTTCAAGCTGTCACTGAAAACACATCTGAATTTTGGTGTTTGAATTCCCACTAAAACTTCTGCAACCCAAATcccaaagtttcaatctttcaaTGAAACAACTCAAATAAGTACTCCCAACTAAAACCCATCTCATTTTTCAACAGTTTGACACAAATCATTCTTTTTCTGACGGATTTGTTTTAAGGGCCTGTAGGAAGAGAGTGCTGGAGTGAAGAGAAAGTCACATGAATCCATGCAGCAACAAAGGGGGGTAGTGATGACTTTGTAACCAATGCTTTTAATGAGTGTTTGGTTTTTATAATAATGTGGCAAATCTAAAAGTCAAGAAATTTGTAGCTGCTCTTACACTTTTCGGTGAAAGGTCTTCTTTTtacatggtttttgttttggagGAATTGCTGGATTTCTGAGGCGTTGCTGTGGCTTTTGGGGGATGTAATCATGGTGAGTGAAAGCTACCCACATAGAGCTTTTGCTTAAATTAAGTATCCATTATGTGTAAAGCCAAGTAAAGTGGAGGTTTATAGGATGAGTGGGATTACATGTTATAATGAGAACCACAATGCATCCACTTAAACTATATGTTTACCCAGGATAGTTGTACTCTAATGCCAGTCTTTTACATTTCTTAGCATCTTTGGCCATGCTTATGTAGGAAGTGCATTTGCTTGATACCATTTTTATTAGAAACGCTACAAAGTACTTCTACATTTCATAAAACTTATCGAACTATATGTGTTCCAAGTGTGACATTTCTATTAGGTTAACATATCCAAACGATACAAATTTGGAACGAGTCTCGATCATTTTCTCTGCTTATATATGAAGTGAATATAGATACACTCATTCCACAACTTTTTTGAGCTCATCGGCTTGTCCTGGATAAGTAGGATAGCAACACACACTAACGGCTAGTAAATTAAGTTTACTGTTTAGGTATACATGGTAAGCAGCTTGATACATACCAGATGATTTCAAGTTAGATGCCCATATTTTTGAGTTTATAAGTTGAAATCATGTGCGTTTAGAACTAGAATAGTAAATAGTAATATGAGTCTTTCAAACAAATATCAATTTATTTTGAGTTAGATGAACAAACTCATGTTACATTATTTCAGTATTAGATCAAAATACTAGCTATAGTTTTCGAGTGCTCTCAGTGTGACAACTGTTGGATCCATTATGGCCTAAGATTGTGTCGATCAGGTGGTAATGATGATCCCATCAATTCAATTCTCTCTTTTGTGCTGCTGGTAGGTCATCAACAGAATTTAAACAAGAAGCAAATCAAAGCCACAAAAAAATCACCGGCCAGTTTAATCTGTACTCAGATCAATTCATTCATTCCACCATATGGCATATGCGCCCTTTGCAGGCTTGGCGCTTTGCAGCcctaaaagaaaatgaattgGATTCTTTCTTCATGGTTGGCTAGTGGTCCTCCCTGTTCAACATTGCTACAGATCCAGATGTACTGAAATACTGATAAAAGAGTGACAAAGTGCGAAACTTTTAGTCTATGGAGTCATGGAACTCGAAGCTGGGAGCAGTTAGATTAGTCACCGTAGGTATTGGGTGCACTTATTGATTTCCAGCCAGTTCTGTGCTTTAGTTGGTTTATGATTTTTTTAGCCAAATGAATTAAAGCAAGAGTGCCTGGGTAAATCCCAGAGGATTAATCTTGTTTGCTACATATATGGTAATCTTTACTCTTTGGTGTAGTCTGTGACAGACAACAAGAACATATAGTAAAAGCAGGTTTGGACTGATATGGACTGTTTGTTTGTCTATTCAGTCAGAAGATCATATGCAGCAAAATCTTAATAGAATCTTGcacttaaaataaaacaaagccGAGTCCTTGCCTGTTTCATGAAAAGGTTGTGAGAGgaaaattaaattttcataaaaagTAGCATCAGGAAGGCAAAAGTTGTTTGTTCCTCTCTATCTTCATTCTATCATAAACTTTGTTGTTGATCTGTTATGGCCAATCAAAGTGCCATGATATAATATACTTAACGGTTGAGGGTGATAATGAAAGGGCCTCTAGCTTGAAGCATCAATTATACATGGAACTTGCCACCATTTAAAATGGCAAAGTTTAGGGAATGTTAAAGCTGCTTCGTCAAAATAATCTTCACCTTTTGGTTTAACGTACAAGTGGACCTAGGCGGTAGGCATAGTTTGGGAATCTCATTCATCAGATTAATTTATACAGAGTAGATCTTTTCGTTAAGAATAACATTTATAAAAACTTCAGTCTCTTTATTCATTATCAATTAGTTTTGAATTGGATGCTCTTATGCCTTCATATTATCATAGCAAATTATCCACGTGTTAGGCCCAACGGCCACATGTGCTCTCTCACCACCCAATATATGTTGTTCATCTATATTTTTAGCTCAAATTAACTGATATAAGTTCTCCATTGACGTGCTCGgcataaaaacaagaaaaacaataTCAGAT
Coding sequences:
- the LOC112173472 gene encoding BTB/POZ domain-containing protein At1g03010 isoform X3, whose translation is MPISDVSSDLTVEIGASSFALHKFPLVSRSGKIRKLLLEAKDSKVSRVILPSVPGGAEAFELAAKFCYGHNIEITQANVALLRCTAHFLEMTEEYAEKSLETRTEAYLKDMVFPNISKSIAVLHRCETLLPAAEETNLVSRLINAIANNACKEQLTSGLLKLDHNFPSKVATMEPETPSDWWGKALSVLSLDFFQRVLSAVKTKGLKQDMISKILINYAHNSLQGLVVRDAQLVKGNLFDLELQKKQRVIVEAIVSLLPTQSRKSPVPMAFLSSLLKTAIAASASTSCRSDLERRIGLQLDQAILEDILIPTNSHGNNHSTIYDADTIVRIFSIFLNLDEDDEDDTNLLRDESQMVYDFDSPGSPKQSSILKVSKLLDNYLAEVALDSNLSPSKFTALAELLPDHARIVSDGLYRAVDIFLKVHPNMKDSERYRLCKTIDCQKLSQEACSHAAQNERLPVQMAVQVLYFEQIRLRNAMNGGHNQFFFGAINGTQFPQRSGSGAGSGAISPRDNYASVRRENRELKLEVARMRMRLTDLEKDHVTMKQELVKTHPANKLFKSFTKKLGKINALFRINSIKTLGGKAHSESRFPFQKRRRHSVS
- the LOC112173472 gene encoding BTB/POZ domain-containing protein At1g03010 isoform X2 — encoded protein: MFANINNMPISDVSSDLTVEIGASSFALHKFPLVSRSGKIRKLLLEAKDSKVSRVILPSVPGGAEAFELAAKFCYGHNIEITQANVALLRCTAHFLEMTEEYAEKSLETRTEAYLKDMVFPNISKSIAVLHRCETLLPAAEETNLVSRLINAIANNACKEQLTSGLLKLDHNFPSKVATMEPETPSDWWGKALSVLSLDFFQRVLSAVKTKGLKQDMISKILINYAHNSLQGLVVRDAQLVKGNLFDLELQKKQRVIVEAIVSLLPTQSRKSPVPMAFLSSLLKTAIAASASTSCRSDLERRIGLQLDQAILEDILIPTNSHGNNHSTIYDADTIVRIFSIFLNLDEDDEDDTNLLRDESQMVYDFDSPGSPKQSSILKVSKLLDNYLAEVALDSNLSPSKFTALAELLPDHARIVSDGLYRAVDIFLKVHPNMKDSERYRLCKTIDCQKLSQEACSHAAQNERLPVQMAVQVLYFEQIRLRNAMNGGHNQFFFGAINGTQFPQRSGSGAGSGAISPRDNYASVRRENRELKLEVARMRMRLTDLEKDHVTMKQELVKTHPANKLFKSFTKKLGKINALFRINSIKTLGGKAHSESRFPFQKRRRHSVS
- the LOC112173472 gene encoding BTB/POZ domain-containing protein At1g03010 isoform X1; amino-acid sequence: MGVVTVGELKPSISGKRSFRPSSSIRHATEWPISDVSSDLTVEIGASSFALHKFPLVSRSGKIRKLLLEAKDSKVSRVILPSVPGGAEAFELAAKFCYGHNIEITQANVALLRCTAHFLEMTEEYAEKSLETRTEAYLKDMVFPNISKSIAVLHRCETLLPAAEETNLVSRLINAIANNACKEQLTSGLLKLDHNFPSKVATMEPETPSDWWGKALSVLSLDFFQRVLSAVKTKGLKQDMISKILINYAHNSLQGLVVRDAQLVKGNLFDLELQKKQRVIVEAIVSLLPTQSRKSPVPMAFLSSLLKTAIAASASTSCRSDLERRIGLQLDQAILEDILIPTNSHGNNHSTIYDADTIVRIFSIFLNLDEDDEDDTNLLRDESQMVYDFDSPGSPKQSSILKVSKLLDNYLAEVALDSNLSPSKFTALAELLPDHARIVSDGLYRAVDIFLKVHPNMKDSERYRLCKTIDCQKLSQEACSHAAQNERLPVQMAVQVLYFEQIRLRNAMNGGHNQFFFGAINGTQFPQRSGSGAGSGAISPRDNYASVRRENRELKLEVARMRMRLTDLEKDHVTMKQELVKTHPANKLFKSFTKKLGKINALFRINSIKTLGGKAHSESRFPFQKRRRHSVS